The Thiothrix subterranea genome has a segment encoding these proteins:
- a CDS encoding adenylate/guanylate cyclase domain-containing protein yields MRGWLPHLSRLASLGVGVLVLLLVSVWNPSGLYSSAQTRLWNAYQQWGTAINKHSPYVVVVQIDAESINELRKQKNGEDWPWSRQRYAELLEILFNQYDVGVVGLDMYMPDDRDIKGNQALLAISQQKPVVFAQAFDLENLPEDAFFSGHLSTGLAMTEPALSQVFPVANGYIGNNELLSSARCVGHITSIKNNEGMITQVNPFVRWQDHLFPMLALEMLRCYSNADKPYDFSFTEHANGWQLELRHLLGEGSTSPLVVDNEGKWRIPYLIHKDYIISIPAIDVLRGEVDSEYISRLKNGMVFLAGTAPGLGDQQATPLHNNVPGVSVHVQLLDWLLSNKSNSPSFSLDKGSWLLGFVGLVILYAMLMGGISASAVVTVTVLMIVGWLGFGFWVWLDYQWFLPIHPVMLFLFFLVFQIPVEWWIAQRAAGRLRHVFQDYLPAALVDHLVDDGRTDLLIPSRRNLTILFADIANFTQRAEYSTPEEIASLTQQILECLTLVVHKHGGTLDKYMGDAAMVFWNAPFNNEDHADKGVQAAIDMLAAISAFNQNLIQRDLLKGEPMLVRIGVHTGEVIVGDLGTRFRHAYTAIGDAVNVAARLQTLAREIKEPLVVSQQTVECLSQEYPLVSRGAIALKGRENRVAIYTLKPSE; encoded by the coding sequence GTGAGAGGTTGGTTGCCTCACTTAAGTCGGCTGGCATCGTTAGGTGTTGGTGTATTGGTTCTGTTATTAGTGTCTGTCTGGAATCCCAGCGGTTTATACAGTAGTGCACAGACGCGTTTGTGGAATGCTTATCAACAATGGGGAACTGCTATTAATAAGCATTCCCCTTATGTAGTGGTAGTTCAGATCGATGCTGAAAGTATTAATGAATTACGCAAGCAGAAAAATGGTGAGGACTGGCCTTGGTCGCGCCAGCGCTATGCGGAATTACTGGAAATTTTATTTAATCAGTATGACGTTGGTGTTGTTGGATTAGATATGTATATGCCTGATGATCGCGATATCAAGGGTAATCAGGCGCTTCTCGCTATTTCTCAGCAGAAACCGGTAGTATTTGCTCAGGCTTTCGATTTAGAAAATCTCCCGGAAGATGCTTTTTTCAGTGGTCATTTAAGTACTGGGTTAGCGATGACCGAGCCAGCACTTAGTCAAGTGTTCCCCGTAGCGAACGGTTACATTGGTAACAATGAGTTGTTATCCAGCGCCCGCTGTGTAGGACATATCACTTCGATTAAAAATAACGAAGGAATGATTACACAAGTTAACCCTTTTGTGCGTTGGCAAGACCATCTTTTCCCAATGTTAGCGTTGGAAATGCTGCGTTGTTATTCAAACGCAGATAAGCCCTATGATTTTTCATTTACTGAACATGCTAACGGTTGGCAACTTGAATTGCGTCATTTATTAGGTGAAGGCTCCACTTCGCCGCTTGTGGTCGATAATGAGGGTAAGTGGCGCATACCGTATTTAATTCATAAAGATTATATTATCAGTATACCTGCGATTGATGTGTTACGCGGCGAGGTTGATTCAGAGTATATCAGTCGTTTAAAAAATGGCATGGTTTTTCTTGCAGGTACAGCACCAGGGTTAGGTGATCAGCAAGCGACTCCGCTACACAATAATGTTCCTGGTGTTAGTGTACATGTGCAGCTTTTAGATTGGTTATTGTCTAATAAAAGTAATTCGCCAAGTTTTTCTCTGGATAAAGGCTCGTGGCTTTTAGGCTTTGTAGGACTGGTTATACTGTATGCCATGTTGATGGGTGGGATCAGTGCTAGTGCAGTTGTGACTGTTACCGTATTAATGATTGTTGGGTGGTTGGGTTTTGGATTCTGGGTATGGCTTGATTATCAATGGTTTCTGCCTATTCACCCGGTAATGTTATTTTTATTTTTCTTGGTCTTTCAAATTCCTGTCGAATGGTGGATCGCACAACGTGCTGCTGGGCGTTTGCGGCATGTATTTCAGGATTATTTGCCTGCTGCGTTAGTGGATCATCTGGTGGATGATGGACGCACGGATTTATTGATTCCTAGCCGTCGTAATTTGACAATTCTGTTTGCTGATATTGCCAATTTTACGCAGCGGGCGGAATATTCTACACCGGAAGAAATTGCATCTTTAACTCAACAAATATTGGAATGCTTAACGCTGGTGGTGCATAAGCACGGAGGCACTCTCGATAAATACATGGGAGATGCTGCAATGGTATTTTGGAATGCTCCCTTTAATAATGAAGACCATGCAGACAAAGGCGTGCAAGCTGCTATTGATATGTTAGCAGCCATCAGCGCGTTTAATCAGAATTTAATACAACGTGATTTATTGAAAGGCGAGCCAATGTTGGTGAGAATTGGTGTGCATACTGGCGAGGTTATCGTCGGTGATTTAGGCACACGTTTCCGCCATGCTTATACCGCTATCGGTGATGCAGTGAATGTTGCGGCACGTTTACAAACATTAGCTAGAGAAATCAAAGAACCACTGGTGGTCAGTCAACAGACGGTTGAGTGCCTAAGTCAGGAATACCCGTTGGTGAGTCGTGGGGCTATTGCCTTGAAAGGTCGAGAAAATCGCGTCGCTATTTACACTTTAAAACCATCTGAATA